From Streptomyces sp. NBC_00683, one genomic window encodes:
- a CDS encoding VOC family protein, translating into MIRWTYALIDRPTAAAGRARAFWTEVTGTHESVPQGERAEFTTLLPDEADACLAVQAVGGAGGAHPDLAVEDMPAFTARATELGAVVEARKPELTVLRSPGGQRFCLVPWRGQKVRPPVLAARGVPESRLDQLCLDVAPAAFDSEVAFWAALTGWESTPGDHEEFHVLRPHLDLPVHLLLQRLDEARPASAHLDIACPDLDGGQAWHERCGATLVRKGPAWTVMRDPAGGIYCLTRRDPVTGD; encoded by the coding sequence GTGATCCGCTGGACGTACGCCCTCATCGACCGCCCGACAGCCGCCGCCGGCCGCGCACGCGCATTCTGGACCGAGGTCACGGGGACGCACGAGTCCGTGCCGCAGGGCGAGCGGGCCGAGTTCACCACACTGCTCCCCGACGAGGCCGACGCGTGCCTGGCGGTGCAGGCCGTCGGCGGGGCGGGCGGGGCCCATCCGGATCTGGCGGTCGAGGACATGCCGGCGTTCACCGCGCGGGCCACCGAGCTCGGAGCAGTGGTGGAGGCACGGAAGCCGGAACTGACCGTGCTGCGCTCCCCCGGCGGTCAGCGGTTCTGTCTCGTCCCCTGGCGCGGACAGAAGGTCCGCCCGCCGGTCCTCGCGGCCCGCGGGGTTCCCGAGAGCCGGCTGGACCAGCTCTGCCTCGATGTCGCACCGGCCGCGTTCGACTCGGAGGTCGCCTTCTGGGCGGCTCTGACGGGATGGGAGTCAACTCCCGGTGATCACGAGGAGTTCCATGTGCTGCGTCCGCACCTGGACCTACCTGTGCACCTGCTGCTCCAGCGCCTGGACGAGGCCCGCCCTGCCTCGGCGCATCTGGACATCGCCTGCCCGGACCTCGACGGGGGTCAGGCCTGGCACGAGCGGTGCGGCGCCACGCTCGTCCGCAAGGGCCCGGCATGGACGGTGATGCGGGACCCCGCGGGCGGCATCTACTGCCTCACGCGGCGCGACCCGG